Proteins from one Athene noctua chromosome 20, bAthNoc1.hap1.1, whole genome shotgun sequence genomic window:
- the LOC141968772 gene encoding ring finger protein-like, whose amino-acid sequence MEPAAGEGAEPGPQLVPAADREGCARQQSESETVGSGGPGEPPQLCGEAPAAAWGCWNPPPAEDATELLLPGHDKPPAHGASLPAGQDPPAATSPVLPCGESPAPQRGLSSLESASSSILSLSGEEQETSSDEVAAAAEPCRMPVGSEDECPICTEPYDDQRHKPALLNCNHGLCRACLRAIMDTAAGAEFGRVRCPICRQKTPMLEWEICKLQEELLLLHAQPGSPGTLATPRPPVLPPRRPGLAGALEHRFQVRFHTSRMFGCLPCVRYPPCLIRGLGQLERRCRCCYLLVLALLLAAEMLSLLLIFLPIVLMVLLFLILDK is encoded by the coding sequence ATGGAGCCAGCAGCAGGCGAGGGGGCAGAGCCTGGCCCCCAGCTGGTGCCGGCAGCTGACAGggagggctgtgccaggcagcagAGCGAGAGTGAGACTGTGGGGTCGGGGGGCCCTGGGGAACCCCCCCAGCTCTGTGGAGAGGCGCCCGCCGCTGCCTGGGGGTGCTGGAACCCGCCACCGGCCGAGGACGcaacagagctgctcctgcccgggcatgACAAGCCGCCTGCCCACGGTGCCTCCCTGCCCGCGGGGCAGGACCCTCCCGCTGCCACCAGCCCCGTCTTGCCCTGCGGAGAGAGCCCAGCGCCGCAGCGAGGGTTGTCCAGCTTGGAAAGCGCCTCCAGCTCCATCCTGAGCCTCTCTGGTGAGGAACAGGAGACGTCAAGCGATGAGGTGGCAGCGGCAGCAGAGCCGTGCCGCATGCCGGTGGGCAGCGAGGACGAGTGCCCCATCTGCACAGAGCCCTACGATGACCAGCGGCACAAACCGGCCCTGCTCAACTGCAACCACGGGCTGTGCCGCGCCTGCCTGCGTGCCATCATGGACACGGCTGCCGGCGCCGAGTTCGGCCGCGTGCGCTGCCCCATCTGCCGCCAGAAGACGCCCATGCTGGAGTGGGAGATCTGCAAGCTGCAAGAGGAGCTGCTTCTCCTGCACGCCCAGCCTGGCTCCCCCGGCACCCTggccaccccccggccccccgtcctgccgccccgccgcccgggcctGGCCGGTGCCCTCGAGCATCGCTTCCAGGTGCGCTTCCACACCAGCCGCATGTTCGGGTGCCTGCCCTGCGTCCGCTACCCGCCCTGCCTCATCCGcgggctggggcagctggagcgccgctgccgctgctgctACCTCCTGGTGCTGGCGCTGCTGCTGGCGGCCGAGATGCTCAGCCtgctcctcatcttcctccccatTGTCCTGATGGTGCTGCTTTTCCTCATCCTTGATAAATAG